A window from Montipora capricornis isolate CH-2021 chromosome 7, ASM3666992v2, whole genome shotgun sequence encodes these proteins:
- the LOC138056835 gene encoding protein CFAP276-like: protein MPRDPYPFPRLQNDSDFYGQQGKQVKENRTLAKSNSDGTAWDRLNKTATLASSRREIFHHDPQAPHDSLDFVIKSTYDHHKEFLSSKAETLVQHETAGLPHGRILKNRPPPEEPEVDLYKLPLMKSTSNQRQSIHSINGAIESHHSAATNGGYSRKHDGGFYTC from the exons ATGCCTCGCGATCCGTACCCTTTTCCAAGACTTCAGAATGACAGCGATTTCTACGGACAGCAAGGAAAGCAG GTTAAGGAAAACAGAACTTTGGCCAAATCGAACTCTGATGGTACTGCTTGGGACAGACTCAATAAAACAGCCACACTCGCGAGCTCAAGAAGGGAGATTTTCCATCACGATCCACAG GCTCCCCATGATAGCTTGGATTTTGTGATCAAGTCGACTTATGACCACCACAAGGAATTCCTTTCGTCAAAAGCGGAGACACTAGTGCAACATGAAACTGCTGGTCTGCCTCATGG ACGAATTTTAAAGAACAGACCTCCCCCTGAAGAACCTGAAGTTGACCTCTACAAACTGCCATTGATGAAAAGTACAAGTAACCAACGACAGAGCATCCACAGCATCAATGGAGCTATAG AGAGCCATCACAGTGCTGCAACAAATGGGGGCTATTCCAGAAAACATGATGGAGGGTTTTATACTTGTTAG